A genome region from Brassica oleracea var. oleracea cultivar TO1000 chromosome C2, BOL, whole genome shotgun sequence includes the following:
- the LOC106322467 gene encoding 50S ribosomal protein L13, chloroplastic-like — protein sequence MAILCSSSAVILPSSSSVKTSGCNRRSSFVGFSLNAISKPPVRNATNANTKRGVQVKCEADQAITTSLVPANQRWMFDEEEANGPDIWNTTWYPKASDHVNTDKPWYVVDATDKILGRLASTIANHIRGKNLASYTPSVDMGAFVIVVNAEKVAVSGKKRNQKLYRRHSGRPGGMTVETFDQLQQRIPERIIEHAVRGMLPKGRLGRALFNHLKVYKGPDHPHEAQKPLDLPIRDKRIQLQK from the exons ATGGCGATTCTCTGTTCGTCTTCGGCAGTTATACTCCCTTCTTCTTCTTCGGTGAAAACCTCCGGATGTAACAGAAGGTCTTCGTTCGTAGGCTTCTCTCTAAATGCTATCTCAAAGCCGCCGGTTCGAAACGCCACTAACGCGAACACGAAGAGGGGAGTGCAGGTGAAGTGCGAAGCCGACCAGGCAATTACTACTTCTCTCGTTCCTGCAAACCAACGGTGGATGTTCGACGAAGAGGAAGCAAATGGCCCT GACATCTGGAACACAACATGGTACCCAAAGGCTTCAGACCATGTGAACACGGACAAGCCCTGGTATGTGGTCGATGCAACCGACAAGATTCTCGGAAGGTTAGCATCAACCATTGCTAATCACATCCGTGGGAAGAACCTTGCCTCCTACACTCCCAGTGTCGACATGGGAGCCTTTGTCATTGTGGTGAATGCTGAGAAAGTGGCTGTGTCTGGAAAGAAAAGGAACCAAAAGCTGTACAGGAGGCATTCAGGACGACCTGGTGGTATGACAGTAGAAACCTTTGATCAGTTGCAGCAGAGAATCCCGGAAAGGATCATTGAGCATGCTGTTCGTGGAATGCTTCCAAAGGGACGGCTTGGGAGAGCTTTGTTCAATCACCTGAAGGTGTACAAAGGCCCAGACCATCCTCATGAGGCACAGAAGCCGCTTGATCTGCCTATCAGGGACAAGAGAATACAGCTGCAGAAATAG
- the LOC106325169 gene encoding B-box zinc finger protein 22-like — protein sequence MKIQCNVCEAAEAAVLCCADEAALCWACDEKIHAANKLAEKHQRVPLSVSSSSIPKCDICQEASGFFFCLQDRALLCRKCDVAIHTVNPHVSAHQRFLLTGIRVGLEAIDTGPSTKSSSPASNDDKAMETKQFTLPTSEPQKMDFDHHQVGLPETKVSDHISTKLPFASSGSATGQWQLEEIFGLTDFDQSYEYMENNGSSSKADTSRRGDSDSSSMMRSGEEDGEDNNNCLGDETSWAVPQIHSPPTASGLNWPKHFNHQSVFVPDISSSTPYTGSSPNQRVGKRRRRRF from the exons ATGAAGATACAGTGCAACGTCTGCGAGGCGGCGGAAGCGGCGGTGCTATGTTGCGCCGATGAAGCTGCGTTGTGTTGGGCTTGCGATGAGAAAATTCACGCCGCTAATAAACTCGCTGAAAAACACCAGAGAGTCCCTCTCTCTGTCTCTTCCTCTTCCATACCCAAATGCGACATTTGTCAG GAAGCTTCTGGATTCTTCTTTTGTCTGCAAGACAGAGCTTTACTATGTCGGAAATGCGATGTGGCAATCCACACTGTGAACCCTCATGTCTCAGCTCACCAGAGGTTTCTTCTGACTGGGATAAGAGTTGGTCTTGAAGCTATAGACACAGGTCCTTCTACAAAATCATCATCACCAGCATCTAATGATGATAAAGCCATGGAGACCAAACAGTTTACACTACCTACATCTGAGCCTCAGAAGATGGACTTTGATCATCATCAGGTGGGTTTACCGGAAACTAAAGTCAGTGATCACATTTCCACAAAGCTTCCTTTTGCAAGCAGTGGATCAGCTACTGGTCAGTGGCAATTAGAGGAGATTTTCGGATTAACGGACTTTGATCAGAGCTATGAATACATGGAGAATAACGGTTCATCATCTAAG GCTGATACTAGTAGACGAGGAGATTCAGACAGTTCGTCCATGATGAGATCTGGAGAAGAAGATGGAGAAGATAACAACAACTGCTTGGGAGATGAGACATCATGGGCAGTTCCACAGATTCATTCTCCACCAACAGCTTCTGGTCTAAACTGGCCTAAACATTTTAACCATCAGTCAGTGTTTGTTCCGGACATATCTTCTTCAACTCCGTACACCGGCTCATCTCCTAACCAGAGGGTTGGGAAGCGGCGGCGGAGACGGTTCTAA
- the LOC106325636 gene encoding zinc finger BED domain-containing protein DAYSLEEPER-like, with protein MMNNDEECLPSGVGGPNGGQSSTSASQYILVSSTHSKRTKRSTGWDLFTIGKDENGQERAYCKKCPNNYLWFRTSVTSNLKRHAEKCSQGLDGEREERKIDDKVAREKFSRVIIRHNLPFLAVEYEELRDYLSYLNQDYKCYTRNTAAVDVVKTWEKEKQKLKSELENIPSRICLTSDCWTASVSGDGYIVLTAHYVDEKWVLHSKILSFCDLLPPHTGDVLASKVHECLKEWGIEKKCSL; from the coding sequence ATGATGAACAATGATGAAGAGTGTCTTCCAAGTGGTGTTGGTGGACCCAATGGTGGACAATCATCAACAAGTGCATCACAATATATTCTTGTAAGTTCCACTCATTCAAAAAGAACTAAAAGATCAACTGGATGGGACCTCTTTACAATAGGAAAAGATGAGAATGGTCAAGAGAGAGCTTATTGTAAGAAGTGCCCAAATAACTATTTGTGGTTTAGAACTAGTGTAACTTCTAACTTAAAACGCCACGCTGAGAAATGCTCACAGGGATTAGATGGTGAAAGAGAAGAGAGGAAGATTGATGATAAAGTTGCTAGGGAAAAATTCAGTCGAGTCATTATCCGACATAACCTTCCTTTCCTTGCTGTTGAATATGAGGAACTTAGGGATTATCTAAGTTATTTAAACCAAGATTATAAGTGTTACACTAGGAACACTGCTGCAGTCGACGTGGTTAAAACTTGGGAGAAAGAGAAGCAAAAGTTAAAGTCTGAGTTAGAAAATATTCCTAGTAGGATATGTTTAACCTCTGACTGTTGGACTGCTTCAGTCTCAGGAGATGGATATATAGTCTTGACTGCACATTATGTAGACGAGAAGTGGGTATTGCATAGCAAAATTTTGTCATTTTGTGATTTGCTTCCTCCACACACTGGTGATGTTTTAGCTAGTAAAGTTCATGAATGCTTGAAGGAGTGGGGAATTGAGAAA